In Streptomyces sp. NBC_00569, a single genomic region encodes these proteins:
- a CDS encoding ATP-binding SpoIIE family protein phosphatase, with protein sequence MNFTRWSARLPGTQRRAAARSDHGVSQSQRGEGAVPAARNEHAVDGDAPAAGIDELPAREVLDRVPALVALVHGPDHRIAYVNDAYVAAFGDRPTGAPAREALPELEELGLLPLLDQVLRSAKPRTVKSRKVAGGRSYTFTCTPVTVPADGAEGAPEGASGSGVLVFAADVTDHAEAAERLRASERRQRETAVTLQRSLLPQELEQPDDLRIAATYQPGGTEAAVGGDWYDVITLGGGRTALVIGDVMGRGVRAAAVMGQLRTAVRAYARLDLPPHEVLQLLDGLAIEIDANQIATCVYAVHDPNEGRLVYASAGHLPILVRDESGTIHRAEEPTGPPLGTGGWLHASGSVPLGPGSTAVMYTDGLVERRDEDIDEGVAALERALAGATGTPQVVCDRLIRAAGVTADHDDDVAVLVLQHPARTGPDGELFRNAALELLGGVEAAPRARAFASGVLASWRFSPELHDLGVLAASELVANSLQHGTPPMRLRLRRTDRRLIIEVTDGDDHLPRRRRAEPADEAGRGIAIVATIASNWGSRRTPGGGKAVWCEFALPRTP encoded by the coding sequence TCCCCGGAACGCAGCGCCGCGCGGCAGCGCGGTCCGACCATGGCGTCTCCCAAAGCCAGCGAGGGGAAGGCGCCGTGCCCGCCGCCCGCAACGAACACGCTGTCGACGGCGACGCGCCCGCGGCCGGCATCGACGAACTGCCCGCACGCGAGGTCCTCGACCGGGTCCCCGCCCTCGTCGCCCTCGTCCACGGCCCCGACCACCGCATCGCGTACGTGAACGACGCGTACGTCGCGGCCTTCGGTGACCGCCCCACCGGCGCACCCGCGCGCGAGGCGCTGCCCGAGCTGGAGGAACTCGGCCTGCTGCCCCTGCTCGACCAGGTCCTGCGCAGCGCCAAGCCCCGCACGGTCAAGTCCCGCAAGGTGGCCGGCGGCCGCTCCTACACATTCACCTGCACACCCGTGACGGTCCCGGCCGACGGCGCGGAGGGCGCGCCCGAAGGAGCGAGCGGCTCCGGCGTGCTGGTCTTCGCGGCGGACGTCACCGACCACGCCGAGGCCGCGGAGCGGCTGCGCGCCAGCGAGCGCCGCCAGCGCGAGACCGCCGTCACCCTCCAGCGCTCCCTCCTGCCCCAGGAGCTGGAACAGCCCGACGACCTGCGCATCGCGGCCACCTACCAGCCCGGCGGCACCGAGGCCGCGGTCGGCGGCGACTGGTACGACGTGATCACCCTCGGCGGAGGCCGCACCGCCCTCGTCATCGGCGACGTCATGGGCCGCGGGGTGCGCGCCGCCGCCGTCATGGGCCAGCTGCGCACCGCCGTGCGCGCCTACGCCCGCCTCGACCTGCCGCCGCACGAGGTGCTCCAGCTCCTCGACGGCCTCGCCATCGAGATCGACGCCAACCAGATCGCCACCTGCGTCTACGCGGTCCACGACCCGAACGAGGGCCGCCTCGTGTACGCGTCGGCCGGCCACCTCCCCATCCTCGTACGCGACGAGAGCGGCACGATCCACCGCGCGGAGGAGCCCACCGGACCCCCGCTCGGCACCGGCGGCTGGCTGCACGCCTCGGGATCGGTGCCGCTCGGCCCCGGATCGACCGCCGTCATGTACACCGACGGCCTGGTCGAACGCAGGGACGAGGACATCGACGAGGGCGTCGCGGCTCTGGAGCGCGCGCTCGCCGGCGCCACCGGCACACCCCAGGTCGTGTGCGACCGCCTCATCCGCGCGGCAGGCGTCACCGCGGACCACGACGACGACGTGGCCGTCCTCGTCCTCCAGCACCCGGCGCGCACGGGACCCGACGGAGAGCTCTTCCGCAACGCCGCCCTGGAACTCCTCGGCGGCGTCGAAGCGGCCCCCCGCGCGCGTGCCTTCGCCTCCGGGGTACTCGCCAGCTGGCGCTTCTCGCCCGAGCTGCACGACCTGGGCGTCCTGGCCGCCAGCGAACTCGTCGCCAACTCGCTCCAGCACGGCACCCCGCCCATGCGCCTCAGGCTCCGCCGCACCGACCGCCGACTGATCATCGAGGTCACCGACGGCGACGACCACCTCCCGCGCCGCCGCCGCGCCGAACCCGCCGACGAGGCGGGCCGGGGCATCGCCATCGTCGCCACGATCGCCTCGAACTGGGGCTCACGGCGTACCCCGGGCGGCGGCAAGGCGGTCTGGTGCGAGTTCGCCCTGCCGCGGACCCCGTAA
- a CDS encoding MFS transporter, protein MGAAMRRIQVGSALSSFGVGFTVPFLYVYVAEVRGLGAGAAGIVLAAFAMAALVVLPFTGRAIDRRGPVPVLVVATLVAAVGALGLGLAGGQATAILSAAVLGAGTAVIQPALATMIVWTSTPDTRTRAFAMQFFLQNLGLGIGGLIGGQIVDESRPSSFTLLFGIEAVMFLVLAGVVGFVRMPYAPTIGGAVPKGGSGAGGGLRALFRHRAMVQLCVLGFVLFFACYGQFESGLSAYGVEAAGISPSTLGIALAANTAMIVVAQFAVLKFVERRRRSRVIAAVGLVWAIAWLAAGYAGVGHGSQAMATAAFISTYALFGLGEAMLSPTVAPLVADLAPAGMVGQYNSAFALVKQLALAVGPAVGGPMGAALHGPYIVTFVLFSLGITVLAVRLGRHLSPVQDQPSLAKSRIVAEGGASAEPVPAAAAV, encoded by the coding sequence ATGGGCGCAGCGATGCGTCGGATCCAGGTGGGCAGCGCGCTGAGTTCGTTCGGCGTCGGGTTCACGGTCCCGTTCCTCTATGTGTACGTCGCTGAGGTGCGAGGTCTGGGGGCTGGAGCGGCGGGCATCGTGCTCGCCGCCTTCGCCATGGCCGCTCTGGTCGTCCTGCCGTTCACGGGGCGGGCCATCGACCGCCGCGGTCCGGTGCCCGTCCTGGTCGTGGCCACGCTGGTGGCTGCGGTCGGTGCCCTCGGCCTCGGGCTCGCCGGCGGTCAGGCGACCGCGATCCTGTCGGCGGCGGTGCTCGGTGCGGGCACCGCGGTGATCCAGCCGGCGCTCGCCACGATGATCGTGTGGACGTCCACACCCGACACCCGTACGCGCGCGTTCGCCATGCAGTTCTTCCTGCAGAACCTCGGCCTGGGCATCGGCGGGCTCATCGGCGGTCAGATCGTCGACGAGAGCCGCCCGTCGAGCTTCACGCTGCTCTTCGGTATCGAGGCCGTGATGTTCCTGGTGCTCGCCGGGGTCGTGGGTTTCGTGCGGATGCCGTACGCGCCGACGATCGGCGGAGCGGTGCCGAAGGGTGGCTCCGGGGCGGGCGGCGGGCTGCGGGCGCTGTTCCGGCACCGGGCGATGGTGCAGCTGTGCGTCCTCGGGTTCGTGCTGTTCTTCGCCTGCTACGGGCAGTTCGAGTCGGGCCTGAGCGCGTACGGCGTGGAGGCGGCAGGGATCTCCCCGTCGACGCTGGGCATCGCGCTCGCCGCCAACACCGCGATGATCGTGGTCGCGCAGTTCGCGGTCCTGAAGTTCGTCGAGCGGCGCAGGCGGTCCCGGGTGATCGCCGCGGTCGGGCTCGTGTGGGCGATCGCATGGCTCGCGGCCGGGTACGCGGGTGTGGGGCACGGCAGCCAGGCCATGGCTACGGCCGCGTTCATCTCGACGTACGCGCTGTTCGGTCTCGGTGAGGCGATGCTGTCGCCGACCGTGGCCCCGCTGGTCGCCGATCTGGCGCCGGCCGGGATGGTCGGGCAGTACAACTCGGCGTTCGCGCTGGTCAAGCAGCTCGCTCTGGCCGTCGGTCCGGCGGTCGGCGGGCCCATGGGGGCCGCGCTGCACGGTCCGTACATCGTGACGTTCGTGCTGTTCTCGCTGGGGATCACGGTCCTCGCGGTGCGGCTCGGGCGGCATCTTTCGCCCGTGCAGGACCAGCCGTCGCTGGCGAAGAGCCGGATCGTCGCGGAGGGCGGGGCGTCGGCAGAACCGGTGCCCGCGGCCGCGGCCGTCTGA
- a CDS encoding MarR family winged helix-turn-helix transcriptional regulator: MGDNPGDSEPTLDEQIAAYQREFQDLDPQVEQIVSALGRLNRRMNVAYGRQTANLGITNAEWEVLKALVLSGAPYRMGPGDLAKRLGLTPAAMTHRIDRMVGEGLVTRDRDESNRVRVIVELTTEGRAKWLEAMRLASGFEEDLLQDLSSDERGVLGEVLTRLLRRVEDAQPDAGGRLTDLD, from the coding sequence ATGGGCGACAACCCCGGCGACAGTGAGCCGACCCTCGACGAGCAGATCGCCGCGTATCAGCGCGAGTTCCAGGACCTCGACCCCCAGGTCGAGCAGATCGTCTCCGCGCTCGGCCGCCTCAACAGGCGCATGAACGTCGCCTACGGCCGCCAGACCGCGAACCTCGGCATCACCAACGCCGAGTGGGAAGTCCTCAAGGCCCTCGTACTCTCCGGCGCCCCGTACCGCATGGGCCCCGGCGACCTGGCGAAGCGCCTGGGCCTCACGCCGGCCGCCATGACCCACCGCATCGACCGCATGGTCGGCGAGGGTCTGGTCACCCGCGACCGCGACGAGTCCAACCGGGTACGCGTCATCGTCGAGCTCACCACCGAGGGCCGCGCCAAGTGGCTCGAGGCGATGCGCCTCGCCTCCGGCTTCGAGGAGGACCTTCTCCAGGACCTCTCCTCCGACGAGCGGGGAGTCCTCGGCGAAGTCCTGACGCGGCTGCTGCGCCGCGTGGAGGACGCCCAGCCGGACGCCGGCGGCCGCCTCACGGACCTCGACTGA
- a CDS encoding response regulator → MTSVLIVDDQPMQRFGFRMLLESQDDLTVAGEAGDGAEAVRLAARLHPDVVLMDIRMPTLDGIEATRRIVASGDRTRVLILTTFDLDEYAYDGLRAGASGFLVKDALPEELLSGIRAVATGDAVVAPSLTRRLLDAYAQHLPATHAPQGPDPRIAALTDREREILTVIAQGWTNSEISARLHLAESTVKTHVSRILAKTGARDRVQAVIVAYDAKLVEPA, encoded by the coding sequence GTGACCAGCGTGCTCATCGTCGACGACCAGCCCATGCAGCGCTTCGGGTTCCGCATGCTGCTGGAGAGCCAGGACGACCTGACGGTCGCCGGTGAGGCGGGCGACGGCGCCGAGGCGGTCCGCCTCGCGGCGCGCCTCCACCCGGACGTCGTCCTGATGGACATCCGCATGCCGACGCTCGACGGCATCGAGGCCACACGCCGCATCGTCGCGTCCGGCGACCGCACCCGGGTCCTGATCCTCACGACGTTCGACCTCGACGAGTACGCGTACGACGGCCTGCGTGCGGGAGCGTCCGGATTCCTCGTCAAGGACGCACTGCCCGAGGAGCTCCTCTCCGGGATCCGCGCGGTGGCGACGGGCGACGCGGTGGTCGCGCCGAGCCTGACGCGCCGTCTTCTCGACGCGTACGCACAGCACTTGCCGGCCACGCACGCGCCCCAGGGCCCCGACCCCCGGATCGCCGCCCTCACGGACCGGGAGCGCGAGATCCTCACGGTCATCGCCCAGGGCTGGACGAATTCGGAGATCTCCGCACGCCTGCACCTCGCCGAATCGACGGTGAAGACGCATGTGAGCCGCATTCTGGCGAAAACGGGGGCCCGGGACCGGGTGCAGGCGGTGATTGTGGCGTACGACGCGAAGCTGGTGGAGCCGGCGTGA
- a CDS encoding sensor histidine kinase yields the protein MTDDRTQGPERAPFPLTAYVQRLTERVRAFDRRRPLGWDLVLTGFFVIAALVDYTGGGWRNIAHNTDVPSPLVLFLSLALTVPLLGRRTRPMTALAVMVAAGVVNSWTGALLQAALVQLIVVFNVALRRPLKLLATACALTLVPVVVGVVRYPKGSWDQQIVPQVWAITLVALLGIAVRSRQEYTSSLVERARRLEVERDQQAQLAAAAERTRIAREMHDIIGHNLSVITGLADGGSYAAAKNPERAGQALDAIATTSRQALAELRRLLDVLREEATPTTELAPQPALTDLDRLVDGVRAAGLPVRLALHGRPDSLAPGKELTVYRVVQEALTNTLKHAGPGAAAAVDVTYGDDGVRVSVTDTGRGGPAPEPGAGRGLTGMRERTSLYDGTLEAGPLPTPPGGWRVHLHLPKEPSP from the coding sequence GTGACGGACGACAGGACCCAGGGGCCGGAACGAGCCCCCTTCCCCCTCACCGCGTACGTCCAGCGACTCACCGAGCGGGTGCGCGCCTTCGACCGGCGCCGCCCGCTCGGCTGGGACCTGGTCCTGACGGGCTTCTTCGTCATCGCCGCCCTCGTCGACTACACGGGCGGCGGCTGGCGCAACATCGCCCACAACACCGACGTACCGAGTCCGCTGGTCCTGTTCCTGAGCCTCGCCCTGACGGTGCCCCTGCTGGGGCGCCGCACGCGTCCGATGACGGCACTCGCGGTGATGGTGGCGGCCGGGGTCGTCAACAGCTGGACGGGTGCGCTGCTCCAGGCGGCCCTGGTCCAGCTCATCGTCGTGTTCAACGTCGCGCTGCGCCGCCCGCTGAAGCTCCTCGCGACCGCCTGCGCGCTGACGCTGGTACCGGTCGTCGTGGGCGTCGTCCGCTATCCGAAGGGCAGTTGGGACCAGCAGATCGTCCCGCAGGTGTGGGCGATCACCCTGGTGGCGCTGCTCGGCATCGCGGTCCGCAGCCGCCAGGAGTACACGTCGTCCCTCGTCGAGCGCGCCCGCCGGCTCGAAGTCGAGCGCGACCAGCAGGCCCAGCTCGCCGCGGCGGCGGAACGCACCCGCATCGCCCGCGAGATGCACGACATCATCGGCCACAACCTCTCCGTCATCACGGGTCTCGCCGACGGCGGCTCCTACGCGGCGGCCAAGAACCCCGAACGCGCGGGACAGGCACTGGACGCCATCGCCACCACGAGCCGTCAGGCCCTCGCGGAACTGCGCCGTCTCCTCGACGTACTGCGCGAAGAGGCCACGCCCACCACCGAGTTGGCACCCCAGCCGGCACTCACGGACCTGGACCGGCTCGTCGACGGCGTCCGCGCGGCGGGCCTGCCCGTACGTCTCGCACTGCACGGCCGGCCCGACTCCCTCGCCCCCGGAAAGGAACTGACGGTGTACCGGGTCGTGCAGGAGGCGCTCACCAACACGCTCAAGCACGCCGGTCCTGGCGCCGCCGCGGCTGTCGACGTCACGTACGGGGACGACGGGGTACGCGTCAGCGTCACGGACACGGGCCGCGGAGGTCCGGCGCCGGAACCGGGCGCGGGACGCGGCCTGACCGGCATGCGCGAGCGAACTTCCCTCTACGACGGCACACTTGAGGCAGGCCCGCTGCCCACGCCCCCGGGCGGCTGGCGCGTCCATCTCCACCTCCCGAAGGAACCCTCCCCGTGA
- a CDS encoding ABC transporter permease codes for MTTAVPYRVTTSRVLRSEWHKFWTLRSTWITLAVASALVLAVGITMGSTYDGDDSEIDTVVFVLLGTQLSQLCVAVLGILVTASEYSTGMIRASLTAVPRRLPVLWSKAGVFAAVAFTLGLLTNVVTFLVAQIWLSDSDKATSLTDPGVLGALAGNAAGITLMSLIALGLGALLRSVPAAIGAFVGAVLILPEILGMLPYDAVASAVNHFPTRSAESLGSATHLAGAVSPAMGLLSLSLWAAAALTAAALLLRRRDV; via the coding sequence ATGACCACCGCAGTCCCCTACCGCGTCACCACTTCCCGCGTGCTGCGCTCCGAGTGGCACAAGTTCTGGACCCTGCGCTCCACATGGATCACCCTCGCCGTCGCGAGCGCCCTCGTCCTCGCCGTCGGCATCACCATGGGTTCGACGTACGACGGCGACGACTCCGAGATCGACACGGTCGTCTTCGTCCTCCTCGGCACCCAGCTCTCACAGCTCTGCGTCGCCGTCCTCGGCATCCTGGTCACGGCGAGCGAGTACTCGACAGGCATGATCCGCGCCTCCCTGACAGCGGTCCCGCGCCGGCTGCCCGTGCTGTGGTCCAAGGCCGGCGTGTTCGCGGCCGTCGCGTTCACCCTGGGCCTCCTGACGAACGTGGTCACGTTCCTCGTCGCGCAGATCTGGCTCTCCGACAGCGACAAGGCGACCTCGCTCACCGACCCGGGCGTCCTCGGCGCCCTCGCGGGCAACGCCGCCGGGATCACCCTCATGAGCCTGATCGCCCTCGGCCTCGGCGCCCTTCTCCGCTCGGTCCCGGCGGCGATCGGCGCGTTCGTCGGCGCCGTGCTGATCCTCCCCGAGATCCTCGGCATGCTCCCGTACGACGCCGTGGCCAGCGCCGTGAACCACTTCCCGACCCGGTCCGCCGAATCCCTCGGCTCCGCCACCCACCTCGCCGGCGCGGTCTCCCCCGCCATGGGCCTCCTCTCCCTGTCCCTGTGGGCCGCCGCGGCCCTCACCGCCGCGGCCCTGCTCCTCAGGCGCCGCGACGTATGA
- a CDS encoding ABC transporter ATP-binding protein: MTIRAHGLTKRYGDKTVVQDLTFTVHPGTVTGFLGPNGAGKSTTMRMLLGLDAPTAGHATVGGRAYAAHAAPLHEVGALLEARSIHPGRTAFHHLMALAHTHGVPRSRVDHVLALTGLTDVAGKRVKGFSLGMGQRLGIAAALIADPATVILDEPVNGLDPEGVLWVRNLLKSLAAEGRTVLVSSHLMSETALTADHLVIIGRGRLLADTTVADLVRESGAAYVKVVTPEAARLRELLSDAPGVEVTGESPDTLHIRGTDAPHVGRTAATHGIPLFELTPQTASLEQAFMDLTHDSVEYQATAMTGAAA, from the coding sequence ATGACGATCAGGGCACACGGACTCACCAAACGCTACGGCGACAAGACCGTCGTCCAGGACCTCACCTTCACGGTCCACCCGGGCACCGTCACCGGCTTCCTCGGCCCGAACGGCGCCGGCAAGTCCACGACCATGCGCATGCTCCTGGGCCTCGACGCCCCCACCGCGGGCCACGCCACCGTCGGCGGCCGCGCCTACGCCGCCCACGCCGCGCCCCTGCACGAGGTCGGCGCCCTCCTGGAGGCCCGCTCGATCCACCCGGGCCGCACCGCGTTCCACCACCTCATGGCGCTCGCCCACACCCACGGAGTGCCGCGCTCCCGCGTCGACCACGTCCTGGCTCTCACCGGCCTCACCGACGTCGCGGGAAAACGCGTGAAGGGCTTCTCCCTCGGCATGGGCCAGCGCCTCGGCATCGCGGCCGCGCTCATCGCCGACCCGGCCACCGTCATCCTGGACGAGCCGGTCAACGGCCTCGACCCGGAGGGCGTCCTGTGGGTCCGCAACCTCCTCAAGTCCCTTGCCGCGGAGGGCCGTACAGTCCTCGTGTCCTCGCACCTGATGAGCGAGACGGCCCTGACCGCCGACCACCTCGTCATCATCGGCCGCGGCCGCCTCCTCGCCGACACCACCGTCGCCGACCTCGTACGCGAATCCGGCGCGGCCTACGTCAAGGTCGTCACGCCCGAAGCAGCACGCCTGCGTGAGCTCCTGTCCGACGCTCCCGGCGTCGAGGTCACCGGTGAGTCGCCCGACACCCTGCACATCCGTGGCACGGACGCCCCGCACGTCGGCCGCACGGCCGCCACGCACGGCATCCCCCTCTTCGAACTCACCCCGCAGACGGCCTCGCTGGAGCAGGCGTTCATGGACCTCACCCACGACTCGGTCGAGTACCAGGCCACGGCCATGACGGGAGCGGCAGCATGA
- a CDS encoding GNAT family N-acetyltransferase: MEPAEKYVVRPVRPEEWAAVREIRLAALRDPAAPIAFLETYETAVARPEEFWRDRAGRFELDGSGNQFVAEGADGRWWGSVTVRVEEAGAPLVFGDTSEVRQAHLVGVYVRPEHRGSGVTEALFRAAVEWAHSLEGLERVRLYVHQDNARAQAFYRRFGFGRSGASVAVPGDPAKVEYEMVLERR; encoded by the coding sequence ATGGAGCCTGCCGAGAAGTACGTCGTACGTCCTGTCCGGCCGGAGGAGTGGGCGGCGGTGCGGGAGATCCGGCTCGCCGCCCTGCGCGATCCGGCGGCGCCGATCGCCTTCCTGGAGACGTACGAGACCGCGGTCGCGCGGCCCGAGGAGTTCTGGCGGGACCGGGCCGGACGGTTCGAACTCGACGGTTCCGGAAACCAGTTCGTCGCCGAGGGAGCGGACGGCCGCTGGTGGGGGTCCGTGACCGTGCGCGTGGAGGAGGCCGGGGCGCCGCTCGTGTTCGGCGACACGAGCGAGGTGCGGCAGGCGCATCTCGTCGGCGTGTACGTGCGGCCCGAGCACCGGGGGAGCGGCGTGACCGAGGCGCTGTTCCGCGCGGCCGTGGAGTGGGCGCACTCGTTGGAGGGCCTGGAGCGGGTGCGCCTGTACGTGCACCAGGACAACGCGCGGGCGCAGGCGTTCTACCGGCGGTTCGGCTTCGGCCGCAGCGGGGCGAGCGTGGCGGTGCCGGGCGACCCGGCGAAGGTCGAGTACGAGATGGTGCTGGAGCGTCGGTGA
- a CDS encoding TraM recognition domain-containing protein gives MRRHDAYEQDDRYGDRGRGGPAPRERERGIPDGLLLGVLAFLLGMTVMVWTATGLSGLFSKGAWPDGVTIRHTPVAMRSLIGRPHDLPGAWPDTPDGQLSGYGLFWGLFIGQVLVLIVLTVFVAGTVARWRAVRRRGRAEAAAAASAEPAPLAAPAPRAPVSEVPVAQAPVSEVPAAGPEPHESHEKPERQESPAAPAAPTTVPAPRGPVVLGPAETRAPRAIQAIRDAEGPVLVVTSSASVWAETKDARSKLGPVLVYDPTHLCDTPARLHWNPAQGCEDKPTAASRAAALLAPIRPTAKLDTATADTAETLLRSFLHAAALDTKPFRHVHRWAQGTQVQEAVRILRTSPKAAAGAAGELEAALTSHPERRDMAQELTARALSSLFSVHIREACTPNRTDALTLDSFANEGGTLYVVGEAIEDPKADPGAMPLLTALASSVVEHGRRMAERSSAGRLDPPMTLVLDDVAAVAPLPQLPELLSTGADRGLPTLALLRSREQGRARWPHAELPAP, from the coding sequence ATGCGGCGGCACGACGCCTACGAGCAGGACGACAGGTACGGGGACCGGGGCCGTGGTGGCCCCGCCCCGCGGGAACGGGAACGCGGCATTCCCGACGGGCTGCTCCTCGGCGTGCTCGCGTTCCTGCTCGGCATGACCGTCATGGTGTGGACGGCGACGGGCCTGTCGGGCCTGTTCTCCAAGGGCGCCTGGCCGGACGGCGTGACGATCCGCCACACGCCGGTGGCGATGCGCTCCCTCATCGGCCGCCCGCACGACCTGCCGGGCGCGTGGCCGGACACCCCGGACGGGCAGCTCTCCGGGTACGGGCTGTTCTGGGGCCTGTTCATCGGCCAGGTCCTTGTGCTGATCGTGCTCACGGTGTTCGTCGCGGGGACGGTGGCGCGGTGGCGGGCCGTGCGGCGGAGGGGCCGGGCGGAGGCGGCCGCCGCTGCTTCGGCCGAGCCGGCGCCCTTGGCCGCCCCCGCTCCCCGGGCGCCGGTCTCCGAGGTCCCGGTCGCCCAGGCCCCGGTCTCCGAGGTCCCCGCAGCCGGACCGGAGCCCCATGAGAGCCACGAGAAGCCGGAGCGTCAGGAGAGTCCCGCCGCCCCGGCCGCCCCCACGACCGTCCCCGCCCCCCGCGGTCCCGTCGTCCTCGGGCCCGCCGAGACCCGCGCTCCCCGGGCCATCCAGGCCATCAGGGACGCGGAGGGTCCCGTCCTCGTCGTCACGTCGTCGGCGAGCGTCTGGGCGGAGACCAAGGACGCCAGGTCGAAGCTCGGCCCCGTCCTCGTGTACGACCCCACCCATCTGTGCGACACCCCGGCCCGCCTCCACTGGAACCCGGCGCAGGGCTGCGAGGACAAGCCCACGGCCGCGTCCCGTGCGGCGGCCCTCCTCGCCCCGATCCGGCCCACCGCCAAACTCGACACGGCCACCGCCGACACGGCGGAGACGCTGCTGCGGAGCTTCCTGCACGCCGCCGCCCTGGACACGAAGCCGTTCCGGCACGTGCACCGCTGGGCGCAGGGCACCCAGGTCCAGGAGGCCGTACGCATCCTGCGTACGAGCCCGAAGGCGGCGGCGGGCGCCGCAGGCGAGCTGGAGGCCGCGCTCACCTCGCACCCCGAACGCCGGGACATGGCGCAGGAGTTGACGGCCCGCGCACTGTCCTCTCTGTTCTCCGTCCACATCCGGGAGGCGTGCACCCCAAACCGAACTGATGCGCTCACCCTGGATTCTTTCGCGAACGAAGGGGGCACGCTTTATGTGGTGGGTGAAGCCATCGAGGATCCCAAGGCGGACCCGGGCGCGATGCCCCTCCTCACGGCCCTCGCCTCAAGCGTGGTCGAGCACGGCCGGCGCATGGCCGAACGGTCATCTGCCGGTCGGCTCGACCCACCAATGACGCTCGTCCTCGACGACGTCGCCGCGGTGGCTCCGCTTCCCCAGCTTCCGGAGCTGCTGTCCACCGGAGCGGACCGGGGTCTGCCGACCCTGGCCCTCCTCCGGTCCCGGGAGCAGGGCCGGGCCCGCTGGCCGCACGCCGAACTCCCGGCCCCTTGA